In Parasteatoda tepidariorum isolate YZ-2023 chromosome 2, CAS_Ptep_4.0, whole genome shotgun sequence, one DNA window encodes the following:
- the LOC107442827 gene encoding alpha-N-acetylgalactosaminidase isoform X1, whose translation MLIIKLKLCFFYFVLIKQFYVLCLNNGLALTPPMGWLAWERFQCNIRCDISPENCIREELFMEMANRFVEDGFRDAGYTYINIDDCWMNPHRSKDGNLYPDYSRFRRGIKFLADYMHSRNLKLGIYQTFGLKTCMGFPGIIGHMKQDASMFASWDVDMVKLDGCFTHPSKMDEGYIEFGKFLNQTARPMIYSCSWPYYQLMSNMEPMYESIAQHCNLWRNYHDIKDSWQSIEMIIDFFGDNQEVLSKHTGPGHWNDPDMLLIGNFHLTPGQSRAQMAIWCIIPAPLLMSNDLRDIKPIFRDILIDKRAIAINQDHLGLPGKRIYKKNSFEVWKRPIAPISGNETSYALLFLNRQPKKRYVSFSPIEFEMNSKNGYLATKAFSDEDFGIVYPNGAIDIVVQGLDVVLLNFKLDIT comes from the exons atgttgataataaaattgaaattatgttttttttatttcgttctcATCAAGCAGTTTTATGTTCTTTGCTTGAATAATGGTTTAGCTTTAACACCGCCAATGGGATGGTTAGCTTGGGAACGATTTCAATGTAATATTCGGTGTGATATATCTCCGGAAAATTGTATAAG ggaAGAGCTGTTTATGGAAATGGCAAATAGATTTGTAGAAGATGGCTTCAGAGATGCAGGATACACTTACATTAATATTGATGATTGTTGGATGAATCCTCACAGATCAAAAGATGGAAATTTATATCCAGACTACAGTCGATTTCGTCGTGGAATCAAATTTCTTGCTGATTAT ATGCATTCTCGTAACTTAAAGCTTGGAATATATCAAACTTTTGGTCTTAAGACTTGCATGGGTTTTCCTGGCATCATCGGCCATATGAAACAGGATGCAAGTATGTTTGCATCATGGGATGTTGACATGGTTAAACTGGATGGTTGTTTTACTCACCCTTCAAAAATGGATgaag GTTATATTGAGTTTGGAAAGTTCTTAAACCAAACTGCTAGACCCATGATATATTCTTGCAGCTGGCCATATTATCAACTTATGTCCAACATGGAA cCTATGTATGAATCAATTGCTCAACACTGCAACTTGTGGCGAAATTACCATGATATTAAAGATTCCTGGCAAAGCATTGAAATGATCATAGATTTCTTTGGAGATAACCAGGAAGTGCTTAGTAAACACACTGGACCAGGTCACTGGAATGATCCAGACATG cTTTTGATTGGGAACTTTCATCTTACACCTGGTCAATCAAGAGCACAGATGGCTATTTGGTGTATTATTCCTGCTCCATTATTAATGTCAAATGATTTAAGAGACATAAAGCCTATTTTTCGAGACATTCTCATTGACAAAAGAGCCATTGCTATTAATCAAGATCATCTTGGTCTTCCAGgcaaaagaatatataaa aaaaattcttttgaggTTTGGAAGCGCCCAATAGCACCTATTTCGGGAAATGAAACTTCttatgctttactttttttaaatcgacAGCCCAAGAAAAGATATGTTAGTTTTTCTCCAATAGAATTTGAGATGAACTCAAAAAACGGATACCTTGCAACAAAGGCATTCAGCGATGAAGATTTCGGAATTGTGTATCCAAATGGTGCAATTGATATTGTTGTTCAAGGACTGGATGttgttttgttgaattttaaattagatattacttaa
- the LOC107442827 gene encoding alpha-N-acetylgalactosaminidase isoform X2 — translation MLIIKLKLCFFYFVLIKQFYVLCLNNGLALTPPMGWLAWERFQCNIRCDISPENCIREELFMEMANRFVEDGFRDAGYTYINIDDCWMNPHRSKDGNLYPDYSRFRRGIKFLADYMHSRNLKLGIYQTFGLKTCMGFPGIIGHMKQDASMFASWDVDMVKLDGCFTHPSKMDEGYIEFGKFLNQTARPMIYSCSWPYYQLMSNMELLIGNFHLTPGQSRAQMAIWCIIPAPLLMSNDLRDIKPIFRDILIDKRAIAINQDHLGLPGKRIYKKNSFEVWKRPIAPISGNETSYALLFLNRQPKKRYVSFSPIEFEMNSKNGYLATKAFSDEDFGIVYPNGAIDIVVQGLDVVLLNFKLDIT, via the exons atgttgataataaaattgaaattatgttttttttatttcgttctcATCAAGCAGTTTTATGTTCTTTGCTTGAATAATGGTTTAGCTTTAACACCGCCAATGGGATGGTTAGCTTGGGAACGATTTCAATGTAATATTCGGTGTGATATATCTCCGGAAAATTGTATAAG ggaAGAGCTGTTTATGGAAATGGCAAATAGATTTGTAGAAGATGGCTTCAGAGATGCAGGATACACTTACATTAATATTGATGATTGTTGGATGAATCCTCACAGATCAAAAGATGGAAATTTATATCCAGACTACAGTCGATTTCGTCGTGGAATCAAATTTCTTGCTGATTAT ATGCATTCTCGTAACTTAAAGCTTGGAATATATCAAACTTTTGGTCTTAAGACTTGCATGGGTTTTCCTGGCATCATCGGCCATATGAAACAGGATGCAAGTATGTTTGCATCATGGGATGTTGACATGGTTAAACTGGATGGTTGTTTTACTCACCCTTCAAAAATGGATgaag GTTATATTGAGTTTGGAAAGTTCTTAAACCAAACTGCTAGACCCATGATATATTCTTGCAGCTGGCCATATTATCAACTTATGTCCAACATGGAA cTTTTGATTGGGAACTTTCATCTTACACCTGGTCAATCAAGAGCACAGATGGCTATTTGGTGTATTATTCCTGCTCCATTATTAATGTCAAATGATTTAAGAGACATAAAGCCTATTTTTCGAGACATTCTCATTGACAAAAGAGCCATTGCTATTAATCAAGATCATCTTGGTCTTCCAGgcaaaagaatatataaa aaaaattcttttgaggTTTGGAAGCGCCCAATAGCACCTATTTCGGGAAATGAAACTTCttatgctttactttttttaaatcgacAGCCCAAGAAAAGATATGTTAGTTTTTCTCCAATAGAATTTGAGATGAACTCAAAAAACGGATACCTTGCAACAAAGGCATTCAGCGATGAAGATTTCGGAATTGTGTATCCAAATGGTGCAATTGATATTGTTGTTCAAGGACTGGATGttgttttgttgaattttaaattagatattacttaa
- the LOC107442827 gene encoding alpha-N-acetylgalactosaminidase isoform X3, with product MEMANRFVEDGFRDAGYTYINIDDCWMNPHRSKDGNLYPDYSRFRRGIKFLADYMHSRNLKLGIYQTFGLKTCMGFPGIIGHMKQDASMFASWDVDMVKLDGCFTHPSKMDEGYIEFGKFLNQTARPMIYSCSWPYYQLMSNMEPMYESIAQHCNLWRNYHDIKDSWQSIEMIIDFFGDNQEVLSKHTGPGHWNDPDMLLIGNFHLTPGQSRAQMAIWCIIPAPLLMSNDLRDIKPIFRDILIDKRAIAINQDHLGLPGKRIYKKNSFEVWKRPIAPISGNETSYALLFLNRQPKKRYVSFSPIEFEMNSKNGYLATKAFSDEDFGIVYPNGAIDIVVQGLDVVLLNFKLDIT from the exons ATGGAAATGGCAAATAGATTTGTAGAAGATGGCTTCAGAGATGCAGGATACACTTACATTAATATTGATGATTGTTGGATGAATCCTCACAGATCAAAAGATGGAAATTTATATCCAGACTACAGTCGATTTCGTCGTGGAATCAAATTTCTTGCTGATTAT ATGCATTCTCGTAACTTAAAGCTTGGAATATATCAAACTTTTGGTCTTAAGACTTGCATGGGTTTTCCTGGCATCATCGGCCATATGAAACAGGATGCAAGTATGTTTGCATCATGGGATGTTGACATGGTTAAACTGGATGGTTGTTTTACTCACCCTTCAAAAATGGATgaag GTTATATTGAGTTTGGAAAGTTCTTAAACCAAACTGCTAGACCCATGATATATTCTTGCAGCTGGCCATATTATCAACTTATGTCCAACATGGAA cCTATGTATGAATCAATTGCTCAACACTGCAACTTGTGGCGAAATTACCATGATATTAAAGATTCCTGGCAAAGCATTGAAATGATCATAGATTTCTTTGGAGATAACCAGGAAGTGCTTAGTAAACACACTGGACCAGGTCACTGGAATGATCCAGACATG cTTTTGATTGGGAACTTTCATCTTACACCTGGTCAATCAAGAGCACAGATGGCTATTTGGTGTATTATTCCTGCTCCATTATTAATGTCAAATGATTTAAGAGACATAAAGCCTATTTTTCGAGACATTCTCATTGACAAAAGAGCCATTGCTATTAATCAAGATCATCTTGGTCTTCCAGgcaaaagaatatataaa aaaaattcttttgaggTTTGGAAGCGCCCAATAGCACCTATTTCGGGAAATGAAACTTCttatgctttactttttttaaatcgacAGCCCAAGAAAAGATATGTTAGTTTTTCTCCAATAGAATTTGAGATGAACTCAAAAAACGGATACCTTGCAACAAAGGCATTCAGCGATGAAGATTTCGGAATTGTGTATCCAAATGGTGCAATTGATATTGTTGTTCAAGGACTGGATGttgttttgttgaattttaaattagatattacttaa
- the LOC107442820 gene encoding cysteine protease ATG4B, whose amino-acid sequence MRKAEIIYILHMDLYNFFSSANGQTSIHSKKDSADFPFSLDDVWILGKKYNSLHDLEDLRSTIRSKLWFSYRSGFPAIGGTGPKTDKYWGCMLRCGQMVMAEALICRHLGRGWQWTPGVIDPVYKEILKMFQDKKDCPYSIHQIAQMGVSEKKTIGEWFGPNTIAQVLRKLSMYDEWSSIAVHVAFDNSVIQSDIRTLCRYHPEPLASSPFTMPRQTVWYTDCESHRCQRWQAMSSVLNREPSSSWRPMLLFIPLRLGVSNFNPVYTKSIKNSFKIKQSLGILGGKPRHATWFIGYTSDELICLDPHVTQPTVNFDGHKFDDSSYHVPIGGSKRMSINDMDPSISLCFYFHSEDDFDDWCEQVQQLLVIPGEQHLFEIIPERPKHWPPLDLRPDLNCSNCSLDYFFVEDEDASNISDEEFESIGSLMCLTNLEN is encoded by the exons ATGAGGAaagctgaaataatttatatactacACATGGatttatacaactttttttctagtgCAAatg GTCAAACATCTATTCATAGTAAGAAAGATAGTGCAGATTTCCCATTCTCATTAGATGATGTATGGATTCTTGGcaagaaatataattcattGCACG atttggAAGATTTAAGAAGTACAATAAGAAGCAAATTATGGTTTTCTTATCGAAGTGGATTTCCTGCTATAG GTGGAACTGGACCAAAAACCGATAAGTACTGGGGTTGCATGCTACGTTGTGGCCAAATGGTTATGGCTGAGGCATTGATTTGTCGTCATCTTGGAAGag gATGGCAGTGGACACCAGGGGTGATTGATCCAGTGtataaagagattttaaaaatgtttcaagatAAAAAAGATTGTCCTTATTCCATTCACCAAATtg CCCAAATGggagtttctgaaaaaaagacCATCGGGGAATGGTTTGGACCAAACACTATCGCTCAAGTATTAAg gaaGTTGTCCATGTATGATGAATGGAGTAGTATTGCTGTGCATGTAGCTTTTGATAATTCTGTGATTCAGTCAGATATaa gaaCACTTTGTAGATATCACCCAGAACCATTAGCATCAAGTCCATTCACAATGCCTCGCCAAACCGTTTGGTATACTGATTGTGAGTCTCATAGATGTCAGCGATGGCAAGCAATGTCATCTGTTCTTAACAGAGAACCATCATCTTCATGGCGGCCAATGCTTCTTTTCATTCCATTGCGATTAGGagtatcaaattttaatccGGTGTACACAAAAAGTATCAAA aattctttcaaaattaagcaAAGTCTTGGAATTCTTGGGGGTAAACCCAGACATGCCACATGGTTTATTGGTTATACAA gtgATGAATTAATTTGTCTAGATCCTCATGTTACACAACCAACTGTAAATTTTGATGgccataaatttgatgatagttcCTATCATGTGCCAATTGGTGGCAGCAAACGAATGTCTATAAATGACATGGACCCATCCATTTCCTTG tgtttttatttccattctGAAGATGATTTTGATGACTGGTGTGAACAAGTTCAACAA cTACTTGTTATTCCAGGCGAAcagcatttatttgaaataattcctGAGCGTCCTAAACATTGGCCACCTCTGGATCTCCGACCAGATTTAAATTGCAGTAATTGCAGCTTAg ATTACTTTTTTGTTGAAGATGAAGATGCTAGCAACATATCGGATGAAGAATTTGAAAGTATTGGTTCCTTGATGTGCCtgacaaatttagaaaattaa